GCAAGAATTCTTGGTGGCATCTGGTTGCACTCATGGATTCAAGGAGCTGCTGCATTGTCAAACATGGGCAACTTTCTCACTGAAATGAGCAGCGATTCTTACCAGCTCCTTGGGATGGCCGAGCGCGGCATGCTCCCTGAGTTCTTCGCCAGGAGATCACGCTACGGGACCCCGCTGATCGGCATCCTGTTCTCCGCCTTTGGCGTGATCTTGCTGTCCTGGATGAGCTTCCAGGAGATCATCGCTGCCGAAAACTACCTCTACTGTTTCGGCATGATCCTGGAGTTCATCGCCTTCATCAAGCTGAGGATGACCCATCCGAATGCCTCACGGCCCTACAAGATCCCTCTGGGCACCATTGGTGCTGTCCTGATGATCATCCCTCCTGCTCTCCTGATCGTGGTGGTGATGGCCCTCGCGTCCTTCAAGGTGATGGCAGTAAGCATCATGGCGATGATCGTCGGGTTCGTGCTGCAGCCGTGCCTGGTGTACGTGGAGAAGAAGCGGTGGCTACGATTCTCCATCAGCGCGGACCTGCCTGACCTGCCTGATTCACAGGAAGCTGCTGAAGATGACACCGTCCCGCTTGTGTTCTGATTCGCTTGTGTGGTGCTCTGGAGGTGTAGTTGTAGGATGGTATGTACTGGGTTTCACGAGTTGTATCTCCTGATGAGTTCCGAAGCCAATCTCATGTCTAATGCTGCCTTCCGTTGTCATCATGCTGCTATCGAATAACATGTTGGCATTAACTGAAAATGTAAAGCCAGTGTTGGTAAACGGAGCTCCTCGATTTGGATGTGTCGTCAGCTGTCGACTGCCGTTTATTCCCGCACTTTCGCTACACAGTTGATAGACATGaggattttatttttattttttttaaaaaagggggAAAATAGACGTGAGGATCTGGATCTTGTGAGAATGAGAGTAGAACATCGCGAACCCTTTCAGAACCGAATACATGACACTCTTGAAACTGCAGTTAGGTTGCTAATTGTCATCCTTGACATACTCGATTCCTGGTTGTATTGTTCCATCCTCCAGGTCGGAAACGCTTAGAGCATGCTGCATTTCTGTCTGTTTTCATCCGTGGCACGTTTTTGTTTGGGAACAAACAAACTTAGGGCTGTTCGGTTAGATCAGAACGAGACCAGGAATCCTTCCAGGGAGTTGAGCTTGTATAAATTAGCTAACAGTTCCGGCCTGGAATCCTTCCATGGAGTCATTCCTGGAGAACCGGACGGCTCCTTAAACGGAACTTCGAGATAGCATCTCACGCTAGTCTCGGGCTCTCGGCAAGGCTTGCTTCCCATGGACGTGGCAGGAACCATCTCCACTCGGCTGTTGGCCCTCTCCGTAGCTTAGGATGATGAGGGATTCCTCATCCATCCCAGCATGGGCGTTCCTTGGCTTCTCGTCCTCGGGCTTGAGGAGACGGACCATCAGGCTCTCGGCGCCACCCCTCAAGTCCTCAACCCAAGGTGGCTCCAGGTGCCGAACAAGGTGGCATCATCCGATGCCATCCGCATTCGCTGCTGGGGATGTACCTGCTGCCACCGCACCTGTTTGACATCGAGTTCAAGCTCAGGGTGGATGCTCCGGGTGATGCTGCTCCAGCTGCTGAAGAACATGGTGCGGCTTCTTCTCCGCCGTGTCACGGGCCTCGCCTCGGTCATGGAGAACGTTAATCGAGTGCAGAAGCCTCCCCGCCCAGGGCCGGTACAAATCTGGTTCTTTAAGGAGCACATTTTTGTACTACAGTATACAAAGTTTCTGTATTGCGTATGAGGTTATGATAGCTTCGTACAGTGAGAGCTCTGAGCCTTTTTACAGATCAGAAAATGAGCAAGGCCTAAAATTTTACAGACCAGCTGCTCCACCGGGGGAAAAAAGCAATGTCGATCCATCAGCCAATGTTTGCTACCAAACGCACAAGATGCTGCCGAAGGCGCAAGTACTGTTTACAAGCAATGTTCGACAACGAACGGTAAACTAAAACCAGAATTATGATAAGCACCTAGCCGAGGACGTGCTCAACATTCTCGCATCTGATCCATATTACCCCAAATTACCTTAGAAAAAAGAGGTGTAAAGGGCTGAGTAAGATTGACGAAGGAATAAACACGCCGGAGCACTGAGAATAAGGAACCATAATTTCGCATCCAGTACATATCAAGGTAGCTTGTCTCGGCAAAACTTAGCTTAAACAAAAGTAACACGGAACCAATACATAGCCTCTGTCCACAAAGCTTAAGGTAACCAAGTTTCTTTGCACTGCCCTTATCATAAGATAGAAACCTAGCTAGGACTGCTCAAACTGCCATTTCACGGACTATGTTGGGAGCTTACAGCTCTGGGACCAGGACAGGAGGGCGCAGCTCATCCTCCTCCTTGGGGGCATGGATGGTCACCAGGTCCGGCAGCGGGGTGATTGGGCCAAACTTGCCCTTAGGGTCCCAGTCGAGCATGATCTTAACCTTGATGCCAAGAACACCCTGCACAACACACATCGACGACacaatttgagaaacagaacaTTTAATCAGTTTTATCTGACCAGAACTCCAGCACGCTAAATGGTACTGCCTGACCAGAAACTGAATAGAGAGCACAAAGGTGGTACAGCACACAAACCTGTCTGAGAAGGACGTGTCTGACAGCAGAGTCAATGTACTCGTTCACTGGCTGACCAGAAGAGATCATGTAGCCATCCTTGAACTTCATGGACTTGGCTCTTTGGGCCCTGAGCTTTCCACTCACAATGACCTACACCAGAATGCATACAACTTTTGAGATACATTCACCAAATATCAGAAACATGAACATATTTACACATAAGTACAAAAGAACAAGTCACCTCACAACCCTTAGCCCCACTCTCCATAACAAAGCGAAGAACACCATAGCAAGCCCTGCCAAGTAAACAATCTTGTTAGTACACAAAAAGCATAAGCACAATATAAACCAAGGAGAAACCTTGGGACATTTCACACATGGATGAAGAATGACATATTAAAAAGAATTATAGCATCATTTCATAAATCCACAACAAGTTTAGAACTAGCTACTCAAACTAACTAGTAAATTGTATAGTTCAATTCAAACAGTAGAGAAACCTATGATTAACATTCATGTCACAAAGAATGTGAGATAGAATTAGTAGACAAACAGCAGAAAGAATGTTCATCTGTGGATCTATCTCTCAACAGTTGTCTGGCCGCCGCTACTACAAGAGCAGCATTTCCTCTGTGCACCAGCATAACTTCCCACTATCATAAAAGAAGGCGGGACACAACTAATACAGGTGCAAACATGAAGAAtcttaaaatatatatatatatgcaccaTACACACTACTACCAGAACATGATAAATGATGCAACTGATTTTGTAACAAGGTCAGTACAAACTATGAACCATGAACTTAATTACAGCACACTTAAGACTATTTAAGTCAAACAAGTTATAGCCTCAAATTCTAAACTATTAGCTCAAGGGAACTGAAGAAATGTGAGACAGATTTAGTAGACAAACAACAGGAGATTAGTCGTTTATCTGTGGATCTGTCTCAACGGTTGTCTGGCCGCCGCCACTTCAAAGAGCAGCATTTCCTTTCTGCACCAGTACAATATCCCACCAACAAGAACTGAAGGCAGAACATAAATCGATGGTGCAATAATTCTAATCATCACATTTTTCACAACTAGCAATCCACTTAACAAGAATACAAACCAATTAACAGGTCACCAACTTCAATTTCCAAAATTAAGCATCTGCGGCTAAAATCTCGCTAGCAGAAGCACAAAATTTGCGCATCATCCATATACTATTCGGAGCAGTATCTTACGCAAATTACATATCTACCAACAGCATGCCAATCAGTAAATAACACAGCCAGCAGGTACCAAGAGGAAGGATTTCATCATGCTATACCTGCGG
The Panicum hallii strain FIL2 chromosome 6, PHallii_v3.1, whole genome shotgun sequence genome window above contains:
- the LOC112897780 gene encoding 40S ribosomal protein S3-3 gives rise to the protein MATQISKKKKFVSDGVFYAELNEMLTRELAEDGYSGVEVRVTPMRTEIIIRATRTQNVLGEKGRRIRELTSVVQKRFNFPENGVELYAEKVVNRGLCAIAQAESLRYKLLGGLAVRRACYGVLRFVMESGAKGCEVIVSGKLRAQRAKSMKFKDGYMISSGQPVNEYIDSAVRHVLLRQGVLGIKVKIMLDWDPKGKFGPITPLPDLVTIHAPKEEDELRPPVLVPEL